In Penaeus vannamei isolate JL-2024 chromosome 4, ASM4276789v1, whole genome shotgun sequence, a single window of DNA contains:
- the LOC113808365 gene encoding transmembrane and immunoglobulin domain-containing protein 1 produces the protein MRMKALTVFFVEAFLVASLVEDTVSMRNRRSWTRISFKTHREKHRFNTVAWTPDPSILLGEYEEELPQRDTNAYFMTDNNTVITVQVGATAAMRCQVFDVADHETVSWIRRRDHHLITVGANTYSNDERFQVTFSEKLQDWTLHVHYAQPRDAGMYECQLSAHPPMGVFTTLNVIEAIAEIIGGPERYVQKGSAVRLTCALRHFTEPPTYVFWFHGEHMVNYDSNNRITVVSTADESQLRISDVDKTDSGNYTCQPANARAASVSLHVITGETPAAMQRASATEVQDRLSLALVSALVALIAL, from the exons tGAGCATGCGAAACAGACGCTCCTGGACCCGTATTTCCTTCAAGACTCACCGCGAGAAACACAGGTTCAACACAGTAG cctgGACGCCTGACCCGAGCATCTTACTCGGCGAATACGAAGAAGAACTGCCACAGAGAGACACCAACGCCTACTTCATGACTGACAACAATACTGTGATCACCGTCCAAGTTGGTGCCACGGCGGCCATGCGGTGCCAGGTGTTCGACGTTGCTGACCACGAAACG GTGTCTTGGATCAGGCGTCGCGACCACCACCTCATCACGGTCGGCGCCAACACCTACTCGAATGATGAACGCTTTCAGGTGACTTTCTCCGAGAAACTCCAG GACTGGACTCTGCACGTGCACTACGCTCAGCCAAGGGACGCAGGGATGTACGAGTGTCAGCTGTCAGCACACCCTCCGATGGGCGTCTTCACGACACTCAATGTTATAG AGGCCATCGCAGAGATCATCGGCGGGCCAGAGCGGTACGTACAGAAGGGCAGTGCCGTACGTCTAACGTGCGCGCTACGGCACTTTACGGAACCTCCGACGTACGTCTTTTGGTTCCATGGTGAACATATGGTCAACTACGACTCGAACAACCGG ATAACGGTGGTGAGCACAGCAGATGAGAGTCAGCTGAGAATCTCAGACGTGGACAAAACTGACTCCGGTAACTACACTTGTCAGCCAGCGAATGCTAGGGCGGCCTCCGTGTCCCTTCACGTTATAAccg gcGAAACTCCAGCCGCCATGCAGCGCGCTAGTGCCACAGAAGTCCAGGATCGCCTCAGCCTGGCACTGGTGTCTGCCCTCGTGGCACTCATCGCCCTGTAG